The nucleotide window ACTATCTTAAATTCATTTAACTGTTCAATTTCACAATGATATCATTAATACATTTTTCAATTTCATCTAAAGAAACTAAATACCATTCTTTAGGTTTTTCAATTTTTCCATTTGCGGTTGGAACAGAGATTTGTATTTGCTTATCTTCAAATCTATGATGAATGACTGTTTCTAGTTTCCGACCACTAAAGTTTTGAACTTCCCAAGTTGCAATAATTTTTACTGGTGCATATAGGTAAGTTGCTTCATTTTCAGCATTAGCAATTCGTTTTTCAACATTTCCTGCAGCAAAACCAATCTTATAAAGATTTTGATACCTTGATATTTCAGGATTAGAACTAAGTGATTTTACTACATAAATATAGCCAGTAGTCTGATATTCAGCTGCTCTTTCTTCGACAGTAGTTTCTCCCATAACATCACTCATTACTTCGGTTACCATTCTACCATGACGAGTTTTATCAAAGAGATTCGATGCAAATGATCTCAGTAAAATCCCTTTGTTTTCAGTTCCATTTTCATAAATAAGATGAAGCTTTGCGTTACGATAACCATGTTTATCTGTATAATAATCACCTACAGTTAGAACATAAAGTAGAATTCCATTATCAATATAAAATTTACCTGGTAGAATGTTTTTTTCAGTATCAACGGGTATTATTTTTCGAGTGCCATTTGCAATTTCTTTTTGAACAAGTTTAAATAGAGGCTCATAATGTTCGAAATGACTAGCTCGTTTACGAACGCTGTATTTATCAGCTGCACTAATTGTTCTCTTATATCTTGACAAGTCAAGCAATGAATCAACTTTTTCTTTTTTCTCGAATAGTGTTTCATCATTAAGGATATCATCAAGAGACTTTGAACTTTTTATCGGGTCTTCTAAAACCGTATTTTGGCTATCAAACAAGTTAAGTTCATCAATCACAGCGAGCTTTTTTATCATTTCGGGCTTGTCACGATAACCCTTTAGTCTTGAAAATAATTTTCTTTCAGTCATATCACGTGATTTTTTGGGTTCTTTTCCATCATGATTTTTTATCCATTCGACAAGCTCTTGGAATTTTTCCAATTCTGGGTCAATTCGCTTAACTTGTTTCTTAGGAGTTTCAGCAATTAATTCATCAAAAATAGGGTCTGAAAAAATATCATCAAGATTAAGCTTGTCCATCTTGTCTTTCTCTCCTTAGTTGCTCTAAACGTAGTAAAGCATAAGCCAATCTTTGCTCGTACAGGTCTGAACTAGACTTATCTGGGATTTTACCATTTTCATTTTTAAACTGAACAATTTGAGGATACAGCATAACTAATTCATCTTCAGTAAATGTGAATTTTATACCATCCATATAATCTTGAATAAATCGTAAAGTAGGCGCATCAATTTCCTTTGAAATAACCTCATAAGCACGCTGGAAAGGATTCACTTCATCAATCAAATCAATGGCAATTTCATCAATATTTATAAACTTATTCGCCATTCTAAGAAATTGATTTCCGCCTGTTCCTTCTTCACGTTCTGCCGAATGTATAACAGCTTGAGCAACTAAGTACTGACGCACTTCTTCAGTCTCATCATTTGACAAATCAGGATAGGTATTCATTATCACACGAGGTATAAGTTGTTTATTAATCACTTTTGCATCGACGCCAGCAGCAATGGCTTGCTGAATTTGACTGTCTTGTAAAATACTCGCTTTCAAATCATTCAAATCATTTTGAATAATATTTTTTGAGCGCTCAGTACTTGGCTCTTTTAAACCCTTGATGAAAATATTTGTTCCTTTTGATTTCTGGCCATCATCATCTTTACGTTTAAAGTTGAAGTTTGGGGCTAATACAGATTCCATCAAAAGACTTGCGGTGATTGCCTTCA belongs to Niallia sp. Man26 and includes:
- a CDS encoding GIY-YIG nuclease family protein, which encodes MDKLNLDDIFSDPIFDELIAETPKKQVKRIDPELEKFQELVEWIKNHDGKEPKKSRDMTERKLFSRLKGYRDKPEMIKKLAVIDELNLFDSQNTVLEDPIKSSKSLDDILNDETLFEKKEKVDSLLDLSRYKRTISAADKYSVRKRASHFEHYEPLFKLVQKEIANGTRKIIPVDTEKNILPGKFYIDNGILLYVLTVGDYYTDKHGYRNAKLHLIYENGTENKGILLRSFASNLFDKTRHGRMVTEVMSDVMGETTVEERAAEYQTTGYIYVVKSLSSNPEISRYQNLYKIGFAAGNVEKRIANAENEATYLYAPVKIIATWEVQNFSGRKLETVIHHRFEDKQIQISVPTANGKIEKPKEWYLVSLDEIEKCINDIIVKLNS